The following coding sequences lie in one Cotesia glomerata isolate CgM1 linkage group LG5, MPM_Cglom_v2.3, whole genome shotgun sequence genomic window:
- the LOC123265763 gene encoding phytanoyl-CoA dioxygenase, peroxisomal-like, protein MRKYLMLTRETLSLATAQREFYEKNGYIVIPRLISSDVLEKCAKRFDDITEGKVDCGMMTVMRDIVDRRAVNKVQDINHDQIFRSYIEGKKILDIVEAFTGPNIIAMHSMLIAKPPDSGFNSSRHPPHQDLYYFPFRPANSIVAAWTAVEPCHTSNGCLFVSPGSHIPQRLYPHGYPEDKNTTNKFYHGIHDLPKSMVWIDLEMEPGDTVFFHPLLVHGSGVNKSNRTRKAISCHYASAECQYIDVRGTVQEPIRNEVLELVKKRYPTADIEYNDVWRMKSSLVRGIRSSL, encoded by the exons ATGAggaaatatttaatgttaaccCGAGAAACTCTCAGCTTGGCAACGGCTCAGCgagaattttatgaaaaaaatggtTACATAGTTATTCCAAGATTAATATCCAGCGACGTGTTGGAAAAATGCGCAAAAAGATTCGATGATATCACAGAAGGCAAAGTCGATTGCGGTATGATGACAGTCATGCGGGATATAGTCGATCGAAGAGCAGTCAACAAAGTGCAAGATATTAATCACGATCAAATATTCCGATCTTACATtgagggaaaaaaaattctggatATTGTTGAGGCATTTACTGGCCCCAATATTATTGCGATGCACAGTATGCTTATAGCTAAGCCTCCTGATTCTGGATTTAACAGCAGCag ACATCCACCTCATCaagatttatattattttccttTCCGACCCGCTAACTCAATAGTCGCTGCTTGGACAGCTGTCGAGCCTTGTCACACCTCTAATGGTTGTCTTTTTGTATCGCCTGGATCACATATCCCTCAACGATTGTATCCACATGGTTACCCGGAGGATAAAAATACAACCAATAAATTCTATCACGGGATTCAT gACTTACCGAAATCCATGGTATGGATTGATTTAGAAATGGAACCTGGTGATACTGTATTTTTTCATCCCTTGCTTGTTCACGGCTCAGGGGTTAATAAATCAAATCGCACGCGAAAGGCAATATCCTGTCATTACGCTTCCGCTGAATGTCAATATATTGAT gtACGAGGGACTGTCCAAGAGCCTATTCGTAATGAAGTATTAGAGTTAGTAAAAAAACGTTATCCAACTGCAGATATTGAATACAACGATGTTTGGCGTATGAAATCTTCTTTGGTTCGTGGAATTCGTTcttcactttaa
- the LOC123265758 gene encoding uncharacterized protein LOC123265758 — protein sequence MGPWAFGIPIVLVSTLGLLLNAYVLLVVIGLGKQAQQQTSNTLLLIHLGAVEFALCFVLLVFTTGPWTNSGSWCAVHGFLLTLLHPVALWTVTGLNCDRYYAIAAPLHYSAVVSPRRVILGLVGAWIGAFILSLPPFSGLIAPYKYSQDFGCCIPAFSNETWTIAGVIYTSVYLFLGLVLPAILITACNIRVLGIARYHRHRIASAIYEVTLSAQVTITHQRNPFFIPTVTSPSAGGPPKFHSAASTVMQLVGSVYLLYFPYCGIILWEACTAASHSRLHLHPRFASLASLLLATSPPINGLLYGLKSRTIRRSVQNYWRKKVTKSELQQEIQARTPSVAGSRRPSGSGPVSLFPFPPLQRRLSEALLNLGTNSRAAGGFDSGNIVAFDCNRLQPAASCNTLRVPTSESSESNRVVRTSASTASLMGMGYHDSTSTIRESSLLRDTIESSKRSPIILITRTHSVEIPDGSSPVHKRSCITSGHFGTIVTDKRRWRQVSTGSDSSTGSSDASIWTTGIAHRAAKGNIRSSIDNWPIAIRHVPLGILFNGLRASNNSESSDTTDTTATTTTTSTLPSKVFSIAQGTQKSNNKTDEKPKVKRKNSEEKSESESSWGSIEEKRSNDIEDENSEKEENEEEKNDDDDEEEDVEEESASSNDKNPNEIDNKGVVKKCKKRRKERMRSRIINDEKINENNDGIKLRSLLTTLSS from the exons ATGGGCCCTTGGGCCTTTGGAATTCCTATTGTCCTTGTTTCCACTCTTGGTCTCCTTCTTAACGCTTATGTCCTGTTAGTAGTAATCGGCCTCGGCAAGCAg gcGCAGCAACAAACTTCAAATACTCTTCTGTTAATTCACCTTGGAGCAGTTGAGTTTGCACTTTGTTTTGTATTGCTCGTATTTACAACCGGTCCTTGGACGAATTCTGGTTCTTGGTGTGCAGTCCATGGTTTTCTGCTCACTTTACTTCACCCAGTAGCTTTGTGGACCGTCACAGGGCTCAATTGTGAtcg ATACTACGCCATAGCAGCACCCCTTCATTACTCGGCAGTAGTTTCCCCACGGCGAGTAATCCTAGGATTAGTAGGAGCATGGATTGGTGCATTCATTCTGTCTCTACCTCCATTTTCGGGTTTAATTGCACCGTATAAATATAGTCAAGATTTTGGATGCTGTATTCCAGCGTTCAGTAATGAGACATGGACTATTGCTGGTGTTATTTATACAAGTGTTTATCTGTTTTTGGGTTTAGTGTTACCAGCGATACTTATTACAGCTTGCAATATTCGCGTCCTAGGAATTGCAAGGTATCATCGCCACCGAATTGCCAGCGCTATTTATGAAGTTACGTTGAGCGCTCAAGTTACTATTACGCACCAAAGAAATCCGTTCTTCATACCGACAGTTACTTCACCTTCTGCTGGAGGACCTCCGAAATTTCACAGTGCTGCTAGTACT GTGATGCAATTAGTCGGATCAGTCTATCTACTTTATTTCCCCTACTGCGGAATCATCCTATGGGAAGCTTGCACCGCAGCTAGTCATAGTCGTCTTCACTTGCACCCAAGATTCGCGTCCTTGGCCTCACTTTTACTCGCTACTTCGCCGCCGATTAACGGTTTATTATACGGCCTCAAGTCACGAACCATAAGACGTTCTGTGCAGAATTATTGGCGAAAAAAAGTAACTAAATCGGAATTGCAGcag gaaattcAAGCAAGAACCCCGAGCGTTGCAGGGTCGCGTCGCCCTTCGGGAAGTGGACCAGTCTCTCTGTTTCCGTTTCCGCCACTCCAACGACGTCTCAGCGAAGCTCTACTCAATTTAGGGACAAATTCAAGGGCTGCCGGTGGTTTTGACAGTGGTAACATTGTAGCTTTTGATTGCAATCGCTTACAACCCGCTGCATCTTGTAATACACTACGGGTACCAACAAGCGAATCaa gtGAAAGTAACAGAGTAGTGCGAACGAGTGCAAGCACAGCGAGTCTAATGGGAATGGGATATCACGATTCTACTAGTACAATACGTGAATCTTCGTTATTACGCGATACGATAGAATCGTCAAAAAGAAGCCCAATAATACTGATAACGCGGACACATAGCGTTGAAATACCAGACGGCAGTAGTCCAGTGCACAAAAGATCCTGTATTACTTCAGGACACTTTGGTACAATTGTAACTGACA AGAGACGCTGGCGTCAAGTCAGCACTGGAAGTGATAGCAGTACAGGAAGCAGCGATGCTAGTATTTGGACAACCGGAATAGCTCATAGAGCTGCCAAAGGAAACATTAGAAGTTCTATTGACAATTGGCCAATag CTATTCGTCACGTGCCACTAGGGATATTATTCAATGGATTACGCGCTAGCAATAATAGTGAAAGTAGTGATACAACAGATACAAcggcaacaacaacaacaacatcaACTTTACCGTCCAAAGTATTTTCAATa gcaCAAGGAACCCAAAAGTCAAACAATAAAACTGATGAAAAGCCAAAAGTGAAGCGAAAAAACAGCGAAGAAAAAAGCGAAAGCGAATCCAGTTGGGGTagtattgaagaaaaaagGTCGAATGATATCGAAGACGAAAACAgcgaaaaagaagaaaatgaagaagaaaaaaatgatgatgatgatgaagaagaAGATGTAGAAGAAGAAAGCGCCAGTAGTAACGATAAAAATCCAAACGAAATTGATAACAAAGGGgtagtaaaaaaatgtaaaaaaagaagaaaagagaGGATGCGTTCTCGGATTATTAATGAtgagaaaataaatgaaaataatgatgGAATTAAATTACGATCACTTCTTACAACTTTGTCATcttag